A region from the Salicibibacter cibarius genome encodes:
- a CDS encoding N-acetyldiaminopimelate deacetylase, with amino-acid sequence MYTTEELYAIRRHLHQHPELGFEEYKTQRYLLDKIGEMKNGHFRVKTWQTGILVFVEGYAATQTIGYRTDMDGLPIKEETGLTFASRYDGKMHACGHDLHMTIAVGILSHYAENQPRDNLLFVFQPAEEGPGGAEPMLNTDLFQEWQPDWMFALHIAPNEPVGTMTTKKGLLFANTAEFMVHLRGRGGHAAYPHQANDMVVAASHLVTQIQSVVARRIDPLDSAVITIGKIESGTKENIIAERADTEGTIRTLSAEAMNLVQKHVRNIGAGIAASFDCDVDVEWGSQYKQVWNSEKVASFMAFSERSPDVNFREADMAMTGEDFGFFLDKIPGFMFWLGVDSDKGLHDPKLNPDEAAIPIAVDHIIRYLADEMK; translated from the coding sequence ATGTACACGACAGAAGAGTTGTACGCCATTCGCCGCCATTTACATCAACATCCTGAATTGGGATTTGAAGAATATAAAACCCAGCGCTATTTGCTCGATAAGATAGGCGAAATGAAGAACGGCCATTTTAGGGTGAAAACATGGCAGACGGGGATTCTTGTTTTCGTTGAAGGTTATGCGGCAACGCAGACGATTGGTTATCGAACGGATATGGACGGGCTGCCGATCAAAGAAGAAACAGGGCTTACGTTTGCCTCGCGATACGATGGAAAAATGCATGCGTGTGGGCATGATCTGCACATGACGATCGCCGTTGGCATCCTTTCCCACTACGCGGAGAATCAGCCGAGAGACAACCTCCTGTTTGTTTTTCAACCTGCGGAAGAAGGGCCGGGCGGCGCGGAACCAATGTTGAATACCGATCTTTTTCAAGAATGGCAACCGGACTGGATGTTTGCCCTTCACATTGCCCCGAATGAACCCGTTGGAACGATGACGACGAAGAAAGGGCTTTTATTCGCGAACACTGCCGAATTTATGGTTCACCTGCGCGGGCGCGGTGGCCATGCCGCTTATCCTCATCAAGCCAATGACATGGTCGTAGCTGCCAGCCACCTCGTCACCCAAATCCAATCCGTCGTCGCGCGCAGAATTGATCCGTTGGATAGCGCGGTTATTACGATTGGAAAAATCGAGAGCGGAACAAAAGAAAACATTATCGCCGAACGGGCGGACACGGAAGGAACGATACGGACACTGTCGGCGGAAGCGATGAATCTCGTTCAGAAACACGTGCGTAATATCGGCGCGGGCATTGCGGCAAGTTTCGATTGTGACGTGGACGTGGAATGGGGGTCGCAATATAAACAGGTATGGAACAGTGAAAAAGTGGCGTCCTTTATGGCGTTTTCCGAAAGATCTCCGGATGTGAATTTTAGGGAGGCGGATATGGCGATGACGGGTGAGGACTTTGGTTTTTTTCTTGATAAAATACCGGGATTCATGTTTTGGCTAGGGGTCGATAGCGACAAGGGGTTGCATGACCCAAAGCTTAATCCCGATGAAGCCGCGATCCCTATCGCCGTTGATCACATCATTCGTTATTTGGCAGATGAGATGAAATGA
- the dapD gene encoding 2,3,4,5-tetrahydropyridine-2,6-dicarboxylate N-acetyltransferase, whose product MEMMDGNEIIQFISDSEKSTPVKVHIKGDISALDFGANTKVFPFGDAAVLFGEWGDIKDMLDHEKIEDYVVENDRRNSAVPLVDQKDIPARIEPGAVIRDRVKIGQNAIIMMGAMINIGSVVGENTMIDMNAVLGGRATVGKNCHIGAGSVLAGVIEPPSATPVIIEDDVVLGANVVVLEGVTVGKGSVVAAGAVVTEDVPENKVVAGTPARVIKDIDEGTRGKTEIKTELRKLKDE is encoded by the coding sequence ATGGAAATGATGGATGGAAACGAGATTATTCAATTTATCTCGGATAGTGAAAAATCAACCCCTGTAAAGGTACACATCAAAGGGGACATTTCTGCCCTTGATTTCGGAGCGAATACAAAAGTGTTCCCGTTTGGAGATGCCGCGGTGCTTTTCGGGGAATGGGGCGACATTAAAGACATGCTTGATCATGAAAAAATAGAGGACTACGTCGTTGAAAATGATCGCCGCAACTCCGCGGTCCCGCTCGTCGACCAAAAAGACATCCCTGCCCGTATCGAACCGGGTGCAGTGATTCGCGATCGCGTGAAAATTGGACAAAACGCCATTATCATGATGGGTGCAATGATTAATATCGGATCTGTCGTCGGTGAAAATACGATGATAGATATGAATGCCGTGCTTGGCGGACGCGCAACAGTCGGCAAAAACTGCCATATCGGCGCCGGCTCCGTGTTGGCAGGGGTGATTGAGCCTCCATCGGCGACCCCGGTCATCATCGAAGATGACGTCGTGCTTGGCGCAAACGTTGTCGTTCTCGAAGGAGTGACCGTCGGGAAAGGCTCCGTCGTCGCTGCAGGCGCGGTCGTGACCGAAGACGTGCCTGAAAACAAAGTAGTGGCTGGAACGCCGGCGCGTGTCATCAAGGATATTGATGAAGGCACACGCGGAAAAACGGAAATTAAAACGGAACTGCGGAAGTTAAAAGACGAATAA
- a CDS encoding mechanosensitive ion channel family protein → MFDWYYAWLEAWPWLHYVIAALIILVFLMLRKLFTRFIFAVIKKVSKHGKSHFLGNLLYAFEKPMRMLIVVLGVYFAVMYLNLQPDVMVVVNRLLRTFLIVFFGWGFFNFSGTSSDLFTRLGRKVDGDQDSMLIPFISRVLRGLIIVLMFTVIAMEWDYDINGFIAGLGLGGLAFALAAQDTIANFFGGIILVTEKPFKRGDWVETSTIEGVVEDIAFRSTKVRTFAEGLVTIPNSTIANDSITNWSEMRTRQVFSSIYLKYNSPVENVRNVLKRVDQELRDSPEVHPEEIEVYVREFEEYGMEMLVYYFTNATPWTEWLKVKEYFNMRILEILEEENVEIAIPMPDLYKHRDPS, encoded by the coding sequence GTGTTTGATTGGTACTATGCATGGTTGGAAGCTTGGCCGTGGTTGCATTATGTCATCGCGGCTCTTATCATACTGGTTTTTTTGATGTTGCGAAAGCTATTTACCCGTTTTATTTTTGCCGTCATAAAAAAGGTCTCCAAACATGGAAAAAGTCATTTCTTGGGGAATTTGCTTTATGCGTTTGAGAAACCAATGCGCATGCTTATCGTTGTTCTCGGCGTTTACTTTGCGGTTATGTACTTAAACTTGCAACCCGATGTCATGGTCGTGGTGAACCGGCTGTTGCGCACGTTCTTGATTGTATTTTTCGGCTGGGGATTTTTTAATTTCTCGGGAACGTCCTCGGATTTGTTTACACGATTAGGCCGAAAAGTAGACGGTGATCAAGATAGCATGTTGATCCCGTTTATATCCAGAGTACTGCGCGGTCTTATCATTGTGCTCATGTTTACGGTCATTGCCATGGAATGGGACTATGATATTAATGGGTTCATTGCCGGACTCGGACTTGGGGGACTCGCGTTCGCATTGGCGGCGCAAGATACGATCGCCAACTTTTTTGGCGGTATTATTCTCGTTACTGAAAAGCCGTTCAAGCGAGGGGATTGGGTTGAAACCTCCACGATTGAAGGAGTTGTTGAAGATATTGCATTTCGGAGTACGAAAGTCCGAACGTTTGCTGAAGGTCTGGTAACGATTCCGAACTCAACCATAGCCAATGACTCGATCACAAATTGGTCGGAAATGAGAACGAGGCAAGTGTTTTCCAGTATTTACTTAAAGTACAATTCACCGGTGGAAAACGTACGCAATGTGTTGAAAAGGGTCGATCAGGAGCTGCGGGATAGTCCGGAAGTGCATCCGGAAGAAATTGAAGTTTACGTAAGAGAATTTGAAGAGTATGGAATGGAAATGTTGGTTTATTACTTTACGAACGCTACCCCTTGGACAGAGTGGTTGAAAGTAAAAGAGTATTTCAATATGCGAATCCTGGAGATATTGGAAGAAGAGAACGTAGAAATCGCGATACCGATGCCCGATTTATACAAACACAGAGACCCATCTTAA
- a CDS encoding aminoglycoside adenylyltransferase domain-containing protein: MDDQVDDYLHQLSEAVNSVLEDRVVGLYLCGSAVVDDYDKDVSDLDVFCIVKRPLKATDKDAFAQALTYHALPSPGAGLEFYVVLEEEAAHPHSLLSYEFALLTGRGFEDIVEEEGMDEGLLMDFAMILQSGKTLAGRPKEEVFGSVPRPWLQEAMKGSLRRHEKHIFHPFYDPYGHEAVMNACRTWCFKETGILTSKTRGMKWALQQLPDSNLIRHALSVRRGQEHGLLNHEGIRSLIHFVISKTPVKVPSAI; the protein is encoded by the coding sequence ATGGATGATCAGGTGGATGACTATTTGCATCAACTGTCGGAAGCTGTAAATTCAGTATTGGAAGATCGTGTGGTCGGGCTTTATTTGTGTGGTTCGGCAGTAGTGGATGATTACGACAAAGATGTAAGTGATCTTGATGTCTTTTGTATCGTCAAGCGGCCTTTAAAAGCAACGGATAAAGACGCTTTTGCACAGGCGTTGACGTATCATGCTTTGCCGTCACCAGGTGCAGGTTTGGAATTTTACGTTGTTTTGGAGGAAGAGGCTGCACATCCACACTCGTTGCTTTCCTATGAATTTGCCCTGTTAACCGGTCGGGGCTTTGAGGACATAGTTGAGGAAGAAGGCATGGACGAGGGCTTATTAATGGACTTCGCGATGATTTTACAATCAGGAAAAACATTGGCGGGCCGTCCGAAAGAAGAAGTTTTCGGAAGTGTTCCGAGGCCCTGGTTGCAGGAAGCCATGAAAGGTTCGTTGCGCCGGCATGAAAAGCATATTTTTCATCCTTTTTATGATCCTTATGGACATGAAGCAGTCATGAACGCCTGCAGGACGTGGTGTTTTAAAGAAACCGGGATTCTGACATCGAAAACAAGAGGGATGAAATGGGCATTGCAACAGCTCCCCGATTCCAACCTGATTCGTCACGCCTTGAGCGTTCGTCGGGGGCAAGAACATGGGCTATTGAACCACGAAGGCATTCGTTCTCTGATTCATTTTGTAATCAGCAAAACCCCGGTCAAGGTTCCATCGGCAATCTAA
- a CDS encoding GAF domain-containing protein — protein MRTTVETFLNQQPEWVYFVTGLIIVLGLITTFILIGRAAMKYTEKIDKELGFQKIQQDLHDTKYQAAIHKDISLQTIHALRNAERFLKQLQQARRYSVQSEENLQTYENLIIRIVHALSSDIKFQPGEQHRSSVWIEESGQLVYFTGSNAFDDRDGNQVLPMDETIAGRCFRKKEIQLVPDVSDDVDGMPKHHNGYGAILCLPLSEWGVLTVDAHRAFQEEVMYICRLYARVIDLAFFEYSQMINDGYITQQFNVRE, from the coding sequence ATGAGAACGACGGTGGAAACTTTTCTTAATCAGCAACCGGAATGGGTTTATTTTGTCACCGGCCTCATCATCGTCTTGGGACTCATCACGACCTTTATTCTCATTGGCCGGGCGGCAATGAAATATACGGAAAAAATCGATAAGGAACTCGGGTTTCAGAAAATCCAGCAGGATTTGCACGACACAAAATACCAAGCCGCCATTCACAAAGATATTTCACTTCAGACCATCCACGCGCTTCGAAATGCCGAACGCTTCCTCAAGCAATTGCAACAAGCGCGCCGATATTCCGTTCAATCTGAAGAAAATCTGCAAACCTATGAAAACTTGATTATTCGTATCGTGCATGCCCTCAGCTCGGATATAAAATTCCAACCGGGGGAACAACATCGGTCTTCGGTTTGGATCGAAGAATCAGGGCAACTCGTTTATTTTACCGGAAGCAATGCTTTTGATGACCGGGACGGAAACCAGGTCCTCCCTATGGACGAAACGATCGCCGGCCGGTGTTTTCGCAAAAAAGAAATACAACTCGTGCCTGATGTAAGCGACGATGTAGACGGCATGCCTAAACATCATAACGGGTACGGAGCCATTCTTTGCCTCCCCCTTTCCGAATGGGGCGTGCTAACGGTGGATGCGCACCGCGCCTTTCAGGAAGAAGTGATGTATATTTGCCGCCTTTACGCGCGCGTGATCGATCTCGCATTCTTTGAATATAGTCAAATGATTAATGACGGTTATATCACTCAACAATTCAACGTGCGTGAATAA
- a CDS encoding ECF transporter S component codes for MKESKTFRLVMYAVLGSMATALMFVSIPMPMFLSFLSIDFSELPVLFAALLFSPVAGVAVAGMKILLYTLFMGAGDPVGMISNFVASLLFVLPVAYVYRHFRSVKGLMAGLGIAIVSMTIGLSVLNYLVFLPAYSWLIGWEMSSQVMLTTVLAGILPFNIVKGLAISILFVPLFLKLAPMLEKKSYGGNLQRKTPAGTYNLKQN; via the coding sequence ATGAAAGAATCCAAGACGTTTCGTTTAGTGATGTACGCGGTGCTCGGTTCAATGGCAACGGCGCTTATGTTTGTGAGCATTCCGATGCCGATGTTTTTATCTTTCTTAAGTATTGATTTCAGTGAATTGCCCGTGTTGTTCGCGGCGTTGCTATTTTCACCGGTTGCCGGCGTAGCAGTAGCAGGCATGAAAATATTGCTGTATACGCTATTCATGGGAGCAGGGGATCCGGTTGGCATGATCTCGAACTTTGTGGCCAGTCTCTTATTCGTATTGCCGGTTGCTTATGTGTATCGTCATTTTCGAAGTGTAAAAGGATTAATGGCCGGTTTGGGGATCGCGATCGTATCGATGACGATCGGTCTGTCCGTGCTTAACTATCTTGTATTTCTACCGGCATATTCCTGGTTGATCGGTTGGGAAATGAGCAGTCAGGTGATGTTGACAACAGTGCTCGCGGGGATTTTGCCGTTTAATATTGTGAAGGGTTTGGCAATCTCGATTTTGTTCGTGCCACTCTTTTTGAAATTAGCCCCAATGTTGGAGAAAAAATCCTACGGCGGAAACCTACAACGGAAAACGCCGGCCGGCACCTATAACTTGAAGCAAAATTAA
- a CDS encoding cyclase family protein: MEIIDLTKTISNGMPVYPGDPAVNIVVATTVKEHGYAVRALEMGSHTGTHVDAFSHMHEGMASLDEIPLKQFCGRAMRVTPTMDFPSRTGLFFAEKVGVDVLEKILTASPPFVGGSLSEELERQLLKKQIVTYTDLEKLKSLRLGDAFSFFGLPLKIKNGDGSPVRAIAILGE, encoded by the coding sequence ATGGAAATCATTGATTTGACAAAGACCATCTCCAATGGCATGCCGGTCTATCCGGGGGATCCGGCGGTGAATATCGTCGTTGCAACAACGGTGAAGGAACACGGTTATGCGGTCCGTGCTTTAGAGATGGGTTCGCATACCGGCACGCATGTGGATGCTTTTTCCCATATGCATGAAGGGATGGCATCGTTGGATGAAATTCCGTTAAAGCAATTTTGCGGAAGGGCGATGCGCGTGACGCCAACGATGGATTTTCCTTCACGCACCGGTTTGTTTTTTGCAGAAAAGGTCGGAGTTGATGTATTGGAAAAAATTTTGACTGCTTCGCCGCCGTTTGTAGGTGGGTCTTTAAGCGAGGAATTGGAACGACAATTATTAAAAAAACAAATTGTAACCTATACAGATCTTGAAAAATTAAAATCACTCCGACTGGGGGATGCATTTTCTTTTTTCGGATTGCCATTGAAAATTAAAAACGGAGATGGGTCTCCGGTGCGGGCTATTGCTATTCTAGGGGAATGA
- the copZ gene encoding copper chaperone CopZ, giving the protein MEQETLNVKGMSCGHCVSAVEGNVGEMKGVSDVKVNLDQGTVQVTYDKSDVTHEAIVDTIEDQGYDVD; this is encoded by the coding sequence ATGGAACAAGAAACACTGAATGTTAAAGGCATGTCATGCGGCCATTGCGTATCGGCCGTTGAAGGAAACGTCGGTGAAATGAAAGGCGTATCCGATGTAAAAGTAAACCTTGATCAAGGTACCGTACAGGTGACTTATGACAAAAGCGATGTTACGCATGAGGCTATTGTCGATACCATTGAAGACCAGGGGTATGATGTTGATTAA
- a CDS encoding DNA alkylation repair protein gives MSKTYVCPRCQTNRSRFHIMEQVPKAVKMDPQSGEVVQEFEQEQLDPFHIPYSGPNYRIQCGACGLNEDERLFMRF, from the coding sequence GTGTCGAAGACATATGTCTGCCCGCGTTGCCAAACGAATCGCTCTCGATTTCACATTATGGAACAAGTGCCCAAAGCAGTCAAGATGGATCCGCAAAGTGGGGAAGTGGTGCAAGAGTTTGAGCAGGAGCAGCTGGACCCGTTTCACATTCCTTATAGTGGACCGAATTATCGGATTCAGTGCGGCGCGTGCGGCTTAAATGAAGATGAACGTTTGTTCATGCGTTTCTAA
- a CDS encoding cytochrome b5 domain-containing protein, with protein MNKLLMILGSSVMLLAACGGEEATDEGDEAEGDQEFTLEELAEYDGQDGNDAYVAVDGVVYDVTDVAEWDGGEHAPAGGLEAGEDHTEEIEEAPHGTDVLEDLPTVGTLEE; from the coding sequence GTGAATAAATTATTAATGATTCTTGGTAGCTCAGTCATGCTACTTGCTGCTTGCGGCGGAGAAGAAGCAACGGATGAAGGAGATGAAGCTGAAGGAGATCAAGAATTTACATTAGAAGAACTTGCAGAATATGATGGGCAAGATGGAAACGATGCTTATGTAGCGGTTGATGGAGTCGTTTACGACGTTACAGATGTTGCAGAATGGGACGGTGGAGAACACGCCCCCGCTGGTGGATTAGAAGCTGGTGAGGACCACACAGAAGAAATTGAAGAAGCTCCACATGGGACTGATGTATTGGAAGACTTACCAACTGTTGGCACACTTGAAGAATAA
- a CDS encoding NUDIX domain-containing protein — translation MIRTASRALLIQDDNILALKYQEGNTAFYALPGGSQETGKSLHMNLLRECREELSIDVKVGKLIFGREWLDGERSRPPN, via the coding sequence TTGATTAGAACAGCAAGTAGAGCGTTGTTAATCCAAGATGATAACATACTTGCCTTGAAATACCAAGAAGGTAATACGGCATTTTACGCTCTGCCAGGAGGTAGCCAAGAAACTGGCAAATCCCTCCATATGAATCTCCTTCGTGAATGTCGAGAGGAATTGAGCATTGATGTGAAGGTAGGTAAATTGATATTTGGTCGTGAGTGGCTTGATGGAGAACGGTCCCGTCCACCAAATTGA
- a CDS encoding type II toxin-antitoxin system RelE/ParE family toxin, which translates to MTKEEDNRRFSVHYTEEFSRCLDQIQAFFSEQGEEVIEWWFSKEDDMIDEIDRLLSSFPYAGEKVEQGDFKGLRCLTYGKSRHRMLNYLIFYAVYENDGAIDVINILPARSKRKRR; encoded by the coding sequence ATGACCAAAGAAGAAGATAATCGGAGATTTTCGGTTCATTATACAGAGGAATTTAGCAGGTGTTTGGATCAAATTCAAGCATTTTTTTCGGAGCAAGGAGAAGAAGTGATTGAATGGTGGTTTTCTAAAGAAGATGACATGATTGATGAGATTGATCGTCTGTTATCTTCTTTTCCTTATGCGGGAGAGAAGGTTGAGCAGGGTGATTTTAAAGGTTTGCGTTGTCTTACATACGGGAAAAGTCGCCATCGGATGTTGAATTATTTGATTTTTTATGCAGTTTATGAAAATGATGGAGCTATTGATGTGATTAACATTCTGCCCGCACGTTCAAAACGAAAACGGAGGTAA
- a CDS encoding FadR/GntR family transcriptional regulator produces MSRKLSDEILMSLKRKIINKDLAFGQRIPSEFELMNEFQVSRTTIREVIQVLVQAGFVEIRRGKGTFVIYDENEEMLNDADIEETKAMLDEKIVTLACSRRTDEDLERLNQLLKNREQNLNMGNYASYVNEDIAFHLAIAKASHNNTLENLYLHFSGLLRNQLNKKLLSIPDYSANSDIHENIYKAIKNQNQDQAKYWVAENLKN; encoded by the coding sequence ATGAGCAGAAAATTATCTGATGAAATATTGATGAGTTTAAAAAGGAAGATTATTAATAAAGATTTAGCATTTGGGCAAAGAATACCATCTGAATTTGAGCTCATGAATGAATTTCAAGTTAGTCGCACAACCATCCGTGAAGTCATACAGGTGTTGGTTCAAGCAGGCTTTGTTGAAATTCGAAGAGGTAAGGGTACTTTTGTCATTTATGACGAAAACGAGGAAATGCTCAATGATGCGGATATTGAAGAAACGAAAGCAATGTTGGACGAAAAAATCGTAACATTGGCATGCTCAAGAAGGACAGATGAGGATTTAGAAAGATTAAACCAACTACTGAAAAACAGAGAACAAAACTTAAATATGGGAAATTATGCATCATACGTTAATGAAGATATTGCTTTTCATTTAGCGATTGCAAAAGCGAGTCATAATAATACTTTAGAGAATCTTTATCTTCATTTTTCTGGATTGTTAAGAAATCAATTAAATAAAAAGCTATTATCGATTCCAGATTACAGCGCCAATAGTGACATTCACGAAAATATCTACAAAGCCATTAAAAACCAAAACCAAGATCAAGCGAAGTATTGGGTAGCTGAAAATCTTAAAAATTAG
- a CDS encoding DMT family transporter, whose translation MKRMLVFIVAFISGVSLTLEGSIGGALGQNIGELEASTYVFAVAFLILSPFVLTLRRTNLSTMLKLPKWELTGGLFGAAFLVLLFFSVAQLGIGIAMAAVIIGQFVISIIIDHNGWLGASRIRFNTNRFIAIVLLTISLFLIL comes from the coding sequence ATGAAACGAATGTTGGTCTTTATCGTTGCTTTTATCAGTGGTGTTTCATTAACGTTAGAAGGTTCGATTGGCGGTGCTTTAGGTCAAAATATTGGTGAACTCGAAGCCTCCACCTACGTTTTTGCTGTGGCATTTTTAATTTTATCTCCATTTGTTCTTACACTTCGGAGAACTAATTTATCGACAATGTTGAAATTGCCAAAATGGGAATTAACCGGTGGTTTGTTTGGGGCAGCTTTTCTTGTCCTATTGTTTTTCAGTGTAGCACAACTAGGGATTGGCATTGCCATGGCCGCGGTTATTATTGGCCAATTCGTCATAAGCATTATTATTGATCACAACGGATGGCTTGGCGCTTCCAGGATTCGATTCAACACCAATAGATTTATCGCCATTGTTTTATTAACTATTTCTTTATTTTTAATTTTATAG
- a CDS encoding DMT family transporter — translation MTVLIPLIGGIFVSLQGTLNGNLGKKVGTIESTYLSFFTGSILLTMIIIFLGDGNIFRITEVPAWQLLCVIFGFIFIFVMAFSVPKIGVTATNATIVIGQLVTSMVVDHFGWFGSDVIPFTIERFIGVLLMIAALYFIYMESAMVKKKTKQMMKKEKLQKLSND, via the coding sequence ATGACGGTTTTAATTCCATTAATCGGCGGTATATTTGTAAGCCTACAAGGGACACTTAATGGCAACCTCGGGAAAAAAGTAGGGACAATTGAAAGCACGTATCTCTCCTTTTTTACCGGTAGTATTCTCTTAACAATGATCATTATCTTTTTGGGTGATGGCAATATCTTCCGAATTACTGAAGTGCCAGCTTGGCAATTGCTTTGTGTCATATTCGGTTTTATTTTTATTTTTGTGATGGCTTTTTCCGTTCCCAAAATTGGCGTTACGGCGACCAACGCGACCATTGTCATTGGCCAATTAGTAACAAGTATGGTTGTTGACCATTTTGGCTGGTTTGGCAGTGATGTCATCCCATTTACGATAGAACGGTTCATCGGTGTTTTATTAATGATAGCTGCCCTTTATTTTATTTATATGGAATCAGCTATGGTAAAGAAAAAAACAAAGCAGATGATGAAAAAGGAAAAGTTACAAAAGCTATCTAATGACTAA
- a CDS encoding glycine betaine ABC transporter substrate-binding protein has product MNQYWKKASIVTGCSLFLVAAACGSDDADGDTEEGSVAEEMDYTITGIDPGAGIMESAEQAFEDYDLDEWELQSSSEAAMIAELEEAIDNEEPIVVTGWGPHWKFNSHDLKFLDDPDLSFGEPEDIHKLAREGLQEDSPEAYEILDNFEWTVEDMEEIMDDLNEGVDEIEAAQNWIDENEDQVSGWTESVDDVEGETIELVHTDWIDLLASVNVMALVLEDIGYDVEMTLVEASHMYTAIANGDADAMTGAWLPRTHGTYYEQIEDEVDDLGPHLEGKAAIGLVVPEYMDIDSIEDLEVED; this is encoded by the coding sequence ATGAACCAGTATTGGAAAAAAGCAAGTATAGTAACCGGATGTTCGTTGTTTCTCGTCGCGGCCGCTTGTGGTTCAGACGATGCGGATGGAGATACGGAAGAAGGAAGTGTTGCCGAAGAAATGGATTACACGATTACCGGCATTGATCCCGGTGCCGGAATAATGGAAAGTGCAGAACAGGCTTTTGAGGATTATGATCTTGATGAGTGGGAATTACAATCGAGTTCCGAGGCGGCAATGATCGCCGAGCTGGAAGAAGCCATCGACAATGAGGAACCGATTGTTGTTACCGGCTGGGGGCCGCACTGGAAATTTAACTCCCATGACCTCAAGTTTTTGGATGACCCGGATCTGTCATTCGGTGAACCGGAAGACATTCACAAACTCGCTCGGGAAGGTCTGCAAGAAGATTCGCCGGAAGCCTATGAAATCCTGGATAATTTTGAGTGGACGGTTGAAGATATGGAAGAAATTATGGATGACTTAAATGAAGGCGTAGATGAAATCGAGGCTGCCCAAAATTGGATCGATGAGAATGAAGATCAGGTGTCGGGCTGGACGGAAAGCGTAGATGATGTAGAAGGTGAAACGATAGAATTGGTTCATACAGATTGGATTGATCTTCTTGCCTCGGTTAACGTGATGGCTCTTGTGCTTGAGGACATAGGTTATGATGTAGAAATGACCTTAGTGGAAGCGAGCCATATGTATACAGCTATCGCCAATGGAGATGCGGATGCCATGACCGGTGCATGGTTACCGAGAACGCACGGGACGTATTATGAACAAATAGAAGACGAAGTCGATGATTTAGGCCCGCATTTGGAAGGCAAAGCTGCCATCGGTTTAGTGGTACCGGAATACATGGACATTGATTCCATAGAAGACCTGGAAGTGGAAGATTAG